In Acaryochloris marina S15, a single genomic region encodes these proteins:
- a CDS encoding isopenicillin N synthase family oxygenase — MISPLPTLDYQSADAPQQFAQSLQQSGFAVLRHSPITDSLVERIYQDWQTFFNREEKAQYTFDPKIQSGYFPFQTEQAKGHTTPDLKEFFHIYESHPLPQGMSDATWDLFNQLRHLATELLEWVEIQAPPNIRSGFTEPLSAMITESKEILFRLLHYPPLPDDIPPGAVRAAAHEDINLITLLPAATAMGLELLDAEGQWQSVVCDRGDIVVNVGDMLQLASQGFYRSATHRVVNPDGPARHQSRLSMPLFLHPRPEVVLAEGKTARQYLQERLREIGLV; from the coding sequence ATGATTTCCCCTTTGCCCACCCTGGATTATCAATCGGCTGATGCACCACAACAGTTTGCCCAGTCTCTCCAACAATCTGGGTTTGCCGTTCTTCGCCACAGTCCGATTACTGATTCCTTAGTAGAGCGCATATATCAAGACTGGCAGACTTTTTTCAATCGTGAAGAGAAAGCTCAATATACCTTTGACCCGAAAATTCAATCGGGCTACTTTCCATTTCAGACGGAGCAAGCCAAGGGCCATACCACCCCAGACCTGAAAGAGTTCTTTCATATCTATGAAAGCCATCCTCTCCCCCAGGGCATGAGTGATGCCACTTGGGACTTATTTAACCAACTCCGGCACTTGGCAACAGAGCTACTGGAGTGGGTAGAAATCCAGGCTCCACCCAACATTCGCTCTGGCTTTACAGAACCCTTAAGTGCCATGATCACTGAGAGTAAGGAAATACTGTTTCGCCTGCTGCACTATCCACCTTTACCCGATGACATTCCTCCAGGAGCTGTTCGCGCTGCTGCCCATGAAGATATCAACCTGATCACGCTGCTGCCAGCTGCAACGGCGATGGGTTTAGAGCTGTTGGATGCAGAGGGTCAGTGGCAATCCGTAGTGTGCGATCGCGGCGATATTGTCGTCAATGTCGGCGATATGCTGCAGCTGGCAAGCCAAGGCTTTTACCGCTCAGCCACCCACCGCGTCGTCAATCCTGACGGTCCAGCTCGGCATCAGTCCCGGTTATCCATGCCCCTGTTTCTCCATCCTCGACCAGAGGTGGTACTTGCAGAAGGCAAAACAGCCCGACAGTACCTGCAAGAACGACTACGGGAAATCGGCCTAGTTTAA
- a CDS encoding PrsW family glutamic-type intramembrane protease produces MVNDRQSGLLRLISAQSNADVAQSCYSLSETGETAIGRTADCQVIIDSNLFGGVSRRHAIVKPTGSRTPQGAPIWQVCDLNSANGTYVNGQRIQGCQTLNVGDRVMLSHNGPEFLFEHRATQLLDQFAATGSPAPISTQPSYPPSNPPQPSYPPQPPVYPTQPTPGAVSNQVTVSQLFPIVSARKDLLGKGYLIPGILTVMMVVLLFIFASNPPIFNLLLALYLGGGGFYFIYRLCGKAKPWWVLFLSTLFTMVILVTPILSLFILVFRGILPGNVQDASPDFISQLISHFFGAGLMEELLKALPIFGFFYLGSQLRPPSRQKVGVWEPLDGILIGAASALGFTLLETLGQYVPGIAQQVAQSSSNEFAGALAAVQLLIPRILGSVAGHMAYSGIFGYFIGLSILKPAQRWQILGIGYLVSSGIHAFWNASGSLARNFGELAAVLALMTVGVLAYVFLTAAILKARQLSPTRSQNFATRIAPPN; encoded by the coding sequence ATGGTGAACGATCGGCAGAGTGGTTTACTCAGACTTATTTCGGCTCAGTCTAATGCTGACGTAGCTCAGTCCTGTTATTCCCTATCTGAAACGGGGGAAACGGCGATCGGGCGAACGGCAGACTGCCAAGTGATCATTGATTCCAATCTTTTTGGTGGAGTTTCACGCCGTCATGCGATCGTTAAACCGACGGGCTCTCGGACGCCTCAAGGTGCTCCGATTTGGCAAGTTTGCGATCTCAATAGTGCGAATGGCACCTATGTGAATGGTCAACGAATTCAGGGGTGTCAAACCTTGAATGTGGGTGATCGGGTGATGTTGAGCCACAACGGCCCTGAATTCCTATTTGAGCATCGAGCCACCCAGCTCTTAGATCAGTTCGCCGCAACGGGCTCTCCTGCTCCTATATCTACACAGCCGTCTTATCCCCCTTCTAACCCACCCCAGCCGTCTTATCCCCCTCAACCACCGGTATATCCCACTCAGCCAACACCGGGGGCTGTCTCTAACCAGGTGACTGTAAGTCAGCTGTTTCCCATCGTTTCAGCGCGCAAAGATCTCTTGGGTAAGGGGTATTTAATCCCTGGCATTCTCACTGTAATGATGGTGGTGTTGCTATTTATCTTTGCGAGCAACCCACCTATCTTTAATTTGCTCTTGGCCTTGTATCTAGGGGGTGGCGGGTTTTATTTCATTTATCGATTGTGCGGTAAAGCCAAGCCCTGGTGGGTGTTGTTCCTCAGTACCCTGTTCACAATGGTGATCCTGGTAACGCCGATCTTGAGTCTGTTTATTCTGGTCTTTCGGGGAATTTTGCCCGGAAATGTTCAAGATGCGTCTCCTGATTTTATTTCCCAACTGATTAGTCACTTCTTTGGCGCAGGTTTAATGGAGGAGTTGCTCAAGGCCCTGCCTATTTTTGGATTCTTCTATTTGGGATCGCAATTACGCCCCCCGAGTCGCCAAAAAGTTGGGGTTTGGGAGCCCTTGGATGGCATTTTGATTGGCGCAGCGTCGGCCCTTGGATTTACATTGCTGGAGACCTTAGGACAATATGTCCCCGGTATTGCCCAGCAGGTTGCGCAATCGTCTTCGAATGAGTTTGCTGGGGCCTTAGCTGCAGTTCAGCTTTTGATTCCCAGAATCTTAGGATCGGTGGCTGGTCATATGGCCTACAGCGGTATTTTTGGCTATTTTATTGGGCTAAGTATTCTCAAGCCAGCCCAGCGATGGCAGATCCTAGGAATTGGCTATCTGGTGTCTTCTGGGATTCATGCCTTTTGGAATGCGTCAGGGAGTTTGGCTCGGAACTTTGGAGAATTGGCGGCTGTTTTAGCACTGATGACGGTGGGGGTTCTAGCCTATGTCTTTTTGACCGCAGCGATTTTGAAGGCACGCCAGTTATCACCAACACGATCGCAAAATTTTGCCACCCGTATCGCTCCACCGAATTAA
- a CDS encoding FHA domain-containing protein yields MSELTLQWSEFGQTKIQVLRDQQPSKQLGKIRLGRDPALCDIVFQERSVSGLHVEIFFQPQAQQFFIRNLRQQNPPLVDGTLLKQGDLPVRAGSRIKLGRVELQITAMTITPPAAPPAFPKSGPPSTAAYGLQCPQCHHVAAYSNDAIKQDCPMCGHSMATSNTVFIGKP; encoded by the coding sequence ATGAGTGAATTAACACTCCAATGGTCAGAATTCGGCCAAACCAAAATCCAAGTTTTACGGGATCAACAACCCAGCAAACAGCTGGGCAAAATTCGCCTAGGTCGTGACCCCGCCCTGTGCGACATCGTTTTTCAAGAGCGTTCCGTTTCTGGGCTACATGTAGAAATTTTCTTTCAACCCCAAGCTCAACAGTTTTTTATTCGCAACCTGCGCCAACAAAATCCCCCCCTGGTAGATGGCACCTTGCTTAAACAAGGAGACTTACCCGTGCGAGCCGGGAGTCGGATTAAGCTCGGACGGGTAGAGCTTCAAATCACAGCTATGACCATTACGCCTCCTGCAGCGCCACCCGCTTTCCCCAAAAGTGGTCCCCCTTCAACGGCAGCTTATGGGTTGCAATGTCCCCAATGTCACCACGTCGCTGCCTATAGTAATGATGCGATCAAACAGGACTGTCCCATGTGTGGCCATTCCATGGCCACATCCAACACCGTTTTTATCGGCAAACCATAG
- a CDS encoding FHA domain-containing protein, producing the protein MSTIPGQVRLNWQDPVTGEQRTPLLTCPIAFGREFAQMPAELNHQRVARIVLNSSQVSRYHTVIEWVQGHIRVTDQNSSNGTWVNGVLQPSCNVSNGDLLKIGPYEITLMFTLDGTGLPTAEASEQSIIQVPEPDSPVPAAPVAAAPVNVLPPAFQANQVVVQDLYATQLPVEEIDYLAVGAGLGSFIWVNFLRISGAAPQQIRALGIEERPYARYQRLCLNSQIPPHERLRSNSDSCPDNIWGWPGYALREAWHEFNKGKLNPALQYLWQVFAEPTFIQTYTPRAGNVFASIDREAVRIGWPQMYRFGRVRAIRKTNDGRYAIAYSPGRKQTAFVVARHVHLATGYPVLQFLPDLKAYREQTRDFKSVVNAYEDHNHVYETLERQGGTVVLRGRGIVASRIIQRLHEARQRNANISILHLMRSPKPKGNRFRKAQRSVDNHFEFQPFNWPKACWGGTLREELEQATPDQRTNFLADWGGTTTADRQDWKDLVQTGLDQGWYQITFGEVTRVVPNAQSRPTTYIQEKGPRGEIQLEADFIIDATGLDSKVKASPLLNDLVTHYNLPLNPAGRLAVTNDFELLEMRNQNGRMYGAGAITFGGPYAAVDSFLGLQYTALQALDGLVAARAPNLRRLNGISSFLQWLKWAQNKTP; encoded by the coding sequence ATGAGCACCATTCCTGGGCAAGTACGGTTGAACTGGCAAGATCCAGTTACGGGTGAACAACGAACCCCGCTTTTAACCTGTCCGATTGCCTTTGGCCGCGAATTCGCGCAGATGCCTGCAGAACTCAACCATCAGCGGGTGGCTCGAATCGTCCTCAATAGCAGCCAAGTCTCTCGTTATCACACCGTCATTGAATGGGTCCAAGGCCATATTCGCGTCACCGACCAAAACAGTAGTAACGGCACCTGGGTCAACGGCGTACTCCAACCCAGCTGCAACGTCAGCAATGGGGACCTCCTCAAAATTGGTCCCTACGAAATTACCTTGATGTTTACCCTGGACGGTACGGGCTTACCCACCGCCGAAGCCAGTGAGCAATCCATTATCCAGGTCCCCGAGCCAGATTCTCCCGTTCCGGCTGCGCCTGTTGCAGCTGCGCCCGTCAACGTTTTACCCCCTGCCTTCCAAGCCAATCAGGTCGTCGTTCAAGATCTATATGCCACCCAGCTCCCCGTAGAAGAGATCGACTACTTAGCCGTGGGCGCAGGGTTAGGCAGCTTCATCTGGGTAAATTTTCTGCGAATTTCGGGTGCAGCGCCCCAGCAAATTCGGGCCCTCGGTATCGAAGAGCGCCCCTATGCTCGTTACCAACGGCTCTGCCTCAACTCCCAAATCCCCCCCCATGAACGTCTAAGGTCCAACTCGGATTCCTGTCCTGACAACATCTGGGGATGGCCGGGCTATGCCTTACGAGAAGCTTGGCATGAGTTTAATAAAGGTAAACTCAATCCTGCATTGCAATACTTGTGGCAGGTCTTTGCTGAACCCACTTTTATCCAAACCTATACCCCCAGGGCAGGCAATGTATTCGCCTCCATTGATCGGGAAGCAGTTCGGATTGGCTGGCCCCAAATGTATCGGTTTGGGCGAGTCCGAGCCATTCGGAAGACCAACGATGGCCGCTATGCCATTGCCTATTCTCCTGGTCGCAAACAAACAGCCTTTGTTGTTGCTCGTCATGTCCATCTGGCCACCGGTTATCCCGTTTTACAATTTTTACCCGATCTCAAAGCCTATCGAGAACAAACCCGAGACTTTAAATCCGTTGTCAATGCCTACGAAGACCATAACCATGTTTATGAAACCCTAGAACGCCAGGGAGGAACGGTCGTTCTGCGGGGACGGGGAATTGTCGCCTCTCGCATTATTCAAAGGCTCCACGAGGCTCGTCAGCGCAATGCCAATATTTCGATTTTGCACTTAATGCGATCCCCTAAACCCAAAGGCAACCGATTTCGTAAAGCTCAAAGATCCGTTGACAATCATTTTGAATTCCAGCCCTTTAATTGGCCTAAAGCCTGTTGGGGAGGTACGTTGCGAGAAGAGCTAGAACAAGCTACCCCTGACCAACGCACCAATTTCCTAGCGGATTGGGGGGGCACCACCACGGCAGATCGCCAGGACTGGAAAGACTTGGTCCAGACAGGACTCGATCAGGGATGGTATCAAATCACCTTTGGTGAAGTCACCCGAGTCGTGCCCAATGCCCAATCTCGCCCCACGACCTATATCCAAGAAAAAGGACCCCGGGGTGAAATCCAGCTGGAGGCTGACTTCATCATTGATGCCACAGGTCTAGATAGCAAAGTCAAAGCCAGTCCGCTACTCAATGATTTGGTCACCCACTATAATTTACCCTTGAACCCAGCAGGACGCTTGGCTGTCACCAATGACTTTGAACTCCTAGAAATGCGCAACCAAAATGGTCGCATGTATGGGGCAGGTGCCATTACATTCGGGGGACCCTATGCTGCAGTGGACAGCTTTTTAGGATTACAGTACACCGCCCTACAAGCCCTTGATGGCTTAGTTGCAGCCCGTGCCCCCAATCTCCGTCGGCTCAATGGTATCAGCTCATTTTTACAATGGCTGAAATGGGCTCAGAACAAAACTCCTTAA
- a CDS encoding AbrB family transcriptional regulator — MAKKQKQGKTPLSGQALVEKVKQLEDLSREEKAKECGYFTLNEDGSERISMMKFLNALIDAEGVELDGKSQNGNGRGGRNASYRISVQSNGNLLIGAAYTKQMELAPGDEFEISLGRKHIHLKQITEDEE, encoded by the coding sequence ATGGCTAAAAAGCAAAAACAAGGTAAGACGCCTTTAAGTGGACAAGCCTTGGTTGAGAAGGTCAAACAACTCGAAGACCTAAGTCGTGAAGAAAAAGCGAAAGAATGCGGTTACTTTACCCTGAATGAGGATGGGTCAGAACGCATCAGCATGATGAAATTCCTCAATGCTTTGATCGATGCTGAAGGCGTAGAATTAGATGGCAAAAGCCAAAATGGCAATGGTCGAGGCGGTCGCAACGCCAGCTACCGAATCAGCGTTCAATCCAATGGGAATTTGCTGATTGGGGCTGCCTATACCAAACAGATGGAATTGGCTCCTGGCGATGAGTTTGAAATTTCTCTTGGACGAAAGCATATCCATTTAAAACAGATTACTGAAGATGAAGAATAG
- a CDS encoding carbohydrate ABC transporter permease, whose translation MVLKQDRYWKWLSRGVTYVLLGVIALAMLLPLLWLVSTAFKGQEDNIFPVAASRDVSLSPLENIVFFLKQLFPVHPTWHNFVSVWQQQPFGQYFLNSLFVSSLTVTLNVLFSSLAAYPLARLDFKGKDLIFAVVVSTIMIPFQIVMIPLYVLAVELGLKNTYLGVIFPAIASAFGIFLLRQAFQGVPKELEEAARIDGCTELGIWWHIMLPSVRPALVTLAIFVFIGSWGEFLWPLIILDQPEYYTLPLAVSNLFSAFGLNWRLIAAGSVISVAPVLLFFLIMQRYIVPSEAGSGLKG comes from the coding sequence ATGGTGCTAAAGCAAGATCGATATTGGAAATGGTTGTCACGAGGAGTCACCTATGTACTCCTGGGTGTCATTGCCTTGGCCATGTTACTACCGCTGTTATGGCTGGTCAGTACAGCATTCAAAGGCCAGGAAGACAATATTTTCCCGGTTGCAGCGTCAAGAGATGTATCTTTATCCCCCCTGGAGAATATTGTTTTCTTCTTAAAGCAGTTATTCCCAGTCCACCCCACGTGGCATAACTTTGTCTCTGTTTGGCAACAACAGCCCTTTGGTCAGTATTTTCTCAATAGCCTATTCGTTTCATCTCTCACCGTCACCCTCAATGTGTTGTTCAGCTCTCTTGCCGCTTACCCCCTGGCTAGACTGGATTTTAAGGGTAAGGATTTGATTTTTGCGGTGGTTGTCTCCACAATTATGATTCCTTTTCAAATTGTGATGATCCCGCTTTACGTCCTGGCCGTTGAGTTAGGGCTCAAAAATACCTATCTGGGTGTGATCTTTCCTGCGATCGCATCTGCGTTTGGCATCTTTCTGCTCCGGCAGGCCTTCCAAGGCGTCCCCAAAGAATTAGAAGAAGCTGCCCGCATCGATGGCTGTACAGAGCTAGGAATTTGGTGGCATATTATGCTGCCATCGGTCAGACCAGCCCTGGTTACCCTGGCGATCTTTGTTTTTATTGGCTCTTGGGGAGAATTCTTATGGCCATTGATCATTCTGGATCAGCCCGAGTATTACACCCTTCCCCTCGCAGTCTCCAATCTTTTTAGTGCATTTGGGCTGAATTGGCGACTAATCGCCGCTGGCTCAGTTATTTCAGTTGCCCCAGTCTTATTGTTTTTCCTGATTATGCAACGGTATATCGTCCCTTCTGAAGCTGGGAGCGGCTTGAAGGGGTAG
- the argH gene encoding argininosuccinate lyase, whose amino-acid sequence MASSSTPPANGYDSPDSKVWSQRFESALNPVIAAFNASIHFDIALVEYDLTGSQAHVQMLAHTDIISQGEADAIDQGLEAIRQEYRQGQFQPGIDAEDVHFAVENRLIELIGDTGKKLHTGRSRNDQVGTDIRLYLHDQILQIQTLIRTWQQALVSLAADHVQTLIPGYTHLQRAQPVSLAHHLLAYFEMAERDWQRLSEIDQRVNVSPLGSGALAGTPFPIDRQYTADKLGFVDLYRNSLDGVSDRDFAIEFLCAASLIMVHLSRLSEEVIFWASEEFGFIKLKDSCATGSSIMPQKKNPDVPELVRGKSGRVFGHLQSLLVVMKGLPLAYNKDLQEDKEAIFDGVTTIKACLEAMTILVAEGLEFQTPRLESAVGEDFSNATDVADYLSKKGVPFREAYNIVGAVVKACLSQGKLLKDLTIEEWQQFHPQFANDIYAAISPRQVVAVRNSFGGTGFTQVQNALEHAQSLLQVSKQS is encoded by the coding sequence TTGGCATCCTCTTCCACACCTCCCGCGAATGGTTACGACTCCCCTGACTCTAAAGTTTGGAGTCAACGGTTTGAATCTGCCTTAAATCCTGTGATTGCAGCTTTTAATGCCAGCATTCATTTCGATATTGCCTTAGTTGAATATGATCTAACCGGGTCACAAGCTCATGTTCAAATGTTGGCTCACACAGACATTATTTCCCAAGGGGAAGCCGATGCCATTGATCAAGGATTAGAGGCCATTCGCCAAGAATATCGTCAAGGCCAATTTCAACCAGGCATTGATGCCGAAGATGTCCACTTTGCTGTCGAAAACCGCTTAATTGAACTGATTGGAGACACTGGCAAAAAACTCCATACGGGGCGTTCTCGAAATGACCAAGTTGGCACCGATATTCGCCTCTATCTGCATGATCAAATTCTGCAAATTCAGACGTTGATTCGGACCTGGCAACAAGCACTCGTTAGCTTAGCCGCAGATCATGTACAAACGCTCATTCCTGGATATACCCATTTACAACGGGCTCAACCCGTCAGCCTAGCCCATCACTTGCTGGCCTACTTTGAGATGGCTGAACGAGATTGGCAGCGTCTCAGTGAAATTGATCAGCGAGTGAATGTTTCTCCTTTAGGTTCGGGGGCTCTAGCCGGAACCCCTTTCCCCATCGACCGCCAATACACCGCCGACAAGCTAGGGTTTGTCGATCTCTATCGCAATAGTTTGGATGGCGTCAGCGATCGCGATTTTGCCATTGAGTTTCTCTGCGCTGCCAGTCTAATCATGGTGCATCTCAGCCGCTTATCCGAAGAAGTTATCTTTTGGGCCTCGGAAGAGTTTGGATTCATAAAACTAAAGGATAGCTGTGCCACAGGCTCCAGCATTATGCCCCAAAAGAAGAATCCTGATGTTCCCGAATTAGTTCGGGGCAAATCAGGGCGTGTCTTTGGGCATTTGCAGAGCTTACTGGTTGTGATGAAAGGACTGCCCTTGGCCTACAACAAGGATTTGCAAGAAGATAAAGAAGCCATTTTTGATGGTGTGACCACCATTAAAGCTTGTTTAGAAGCAATGACTATTTTGGTGGCCGAAGGACTAGAATTTCAAACCCCACGCCTGGAATCTGCGGTGGGTGAAGATTTTTCCAATGCTACAGATGTCGCAGACTATTTGTCAAAAAAAGGGGTGCCTTTTCGGGAAGCTTACAATATCGTTGGCGCTGTGGTGAAAGCTTGCCTCTCCCAAGGAAAACTACTGAAAGACTTAACAATAGAGGAATGGCAGCAGTTTCACCCCCAATTCGCAAACGATATTTATGCAGCGATTTCACCGCGACAAGTCGTTGCAGTTCGAAATAGCTTTGGTGGCACAGGATTTACTCAGGTGCAAAACGCATTAGAACATGCCCAATCTCTTCTACAAGTATCAAAGCAGTCTTGA
- a CDS encoding late competence development ComFB family protein codes for MVPSYDIANSYKNIMEILVDEAIDQQTCDWSLEEAQQINRIEVAAHALNHLPPLYASSQEGVALQYERAQRDHQDEITAAVSDALAAIKQIPWKGSTPFDVR; via the coding sequence ATGGTACCCAGCTATGACATAGCCAATAGCTACAAAAACATTATGGAAATTCTGGTTGATGAAGCAATCGATCAGCAAACTTGTGATTGGTCCTTAGAAGAGGCTCAACAGATCAACCGGATTGAGGTGGCAGCCCATGCCCTCAATCACTTGCCTCCTCTCTATGCGTCTAGTCAAGAAGGGGTGGCTCTCCAGTATGAGCGAGCTCAACGGGATCATCAGGATGAAATTACAGCAGCGGTTAGCGATGCTTTGGCAGCAATTAAGCAAATTCCTTGGAAAGGGTCTACCCCTTTTGATGTTCGCTAA